A genomic stretch from Limanda limanda chromosome 11, fLimLim1.1, whole genome shotgun sequence includes:
- the zyx gene encoding zyxin gives MEDSNSSKPLMVTSSLNFKVTTPSFYNQPKKFASVAPPRPKSLTPPTAPSPTPIGTGLIGRVGDVPVPPPTLLDDFPPPPPPPPPLDDDLPAPPPECHTLPTSSDAPPPAFPAPPPVAEDLPLPAPPEESTCPPACPSPPPPPPPPPLPASGASIPSAALSPQRMMGKQSSFDQQLDTLTDLLSEMENRGPFNPKLPSQYPSAPAPKPSAPPPTAPKPALSFLPPPEMGDRPAPPPWAEELKARTNRQANHNSAPNSAAQPFSKAPAVAPKSGFGGRPTNSSASLAQKLNQNLNQNPPIVSVAPKPSPPYATSSFPPPPAAPPAPSTPPKSMVAAPTSNHIKSSPFASQVNANQNPPAAVPPPPQPKMMTSPPSSFNQPMKSPPASTPSPPGPVAIPGGGVPLNMKEVEELERMTQDFIRNMDKHAPVITSAPTEVCGKCGEALSRTQPAVRAMEKLFHSNCFCCVSCHRPLQGMQFYDRDGGPECEECYMGSLAVCSRCGERITDRVLKAVGQSFHSHCFRCSTCSCVLEGAPFITDDNNNPYCVQDYHRRFSPLCVSCNEPIIPAPGSEETVRVVALDKNFHLKCYRCEDCNRPLSIEADENGCYPLDGKILCMKCHTQRAKQAAQ, from the exons atggAGGACTCTAACAGCAGTAAGCCGTTAATGGTGACATCCTCTCTGAATTTCAAAGTCACCACACCGTCCTTCTACAACCAGCCAAAGAAGTTTGCCTCGGTGGCACCGCCACGGCCAAAAAGCCTGACGCCTCCCACAGCTCCGTCACCAACACCGATAGGCACAGGTCTGATTGGTCGTGTGGGAGATGTGCCTGTGCCGCCCCCAACGCTCCTTGATG ACttcccaccccctcctccccctcctcctccgctggaTGACGACCTGCCAGCACCTCCCCCTGAATGCCACACCTTACCCACATCCTCTGACGCCCCCCCTCCCGCCTTCCCCGCCCCACCTCCTGTAGCAGAAGACCTGCCCCTCCCGGCTCCCCCCGAGGAGAGCACCTGTCCGCCCGCCtgcccctctccccctcctcccccaccccctccacctctccccgCATCCGGCGCCAGTATTCCCAGTGCTGCCTTGAGCCCACAG AGAATGATGGGGAAACAAAGTAGTTTCGATCAACAGCTCGACACTCTGACTGACCTGCTGTCGGAGATGGAGAACAGGGGACCTTTTAACCCCAAG TTACCGAGCCAGTATCCTTCTGCACCAGCACCCAAGCCTTCAGCTCCGCCCCCGACTGCTCCCAAACCAGCGCTCTCCTTCCTCCCACCTCCTGAGATGGGAGACCGCCCGGCTCCACCCCCTTGGGCCGAAGAACTCAAAGCCAGAACAAACCGTCAAGCCAATCACAACTCGGCACCAAACTCCGCTGCTCAGCCCTTTTCTAAGGCCCCGGCGGTGGCGCCCAAGTCCGGTTTCGGAGGGAGACCGACCAattcctctgcttctctggcGCAAAAactgaaccagaacctgaaccagaacccCCCCATCGTCAGTGTAGCACCAAAACCATCTCCTCCCTATGCAACCAGCTCTTTCCCTCCACCACCCGCAGCTCCCCCCGCACCTTCTACTCCACCAAAAAGCATGGTGGCTGCACCAACGTCTAATCACATAAAGAGTTCTCCCTTTGCCAGTCAAGTCAATGCGAATCAAAACCCTCCAGCTGCTGTGCCTCCCCCTCCCCAACCCAAGATGATGACATCTCCACCCTCTTCCTTTAACCAACCAATGAAATCTCCCCCTGCATCAACG CCATCACCCCCCGGCCCAGTTGCTATCCCAGGTGGAGGTGTTCCTCTCAACATGAAAGAAGTGGAGGAGTTGGAGAGAATGACCCAGGACTTTATTAGAAACATGGACAAACACGCACCTGTCATCACCTCCGCTcctacag AGGTTTGTGGGAAATGTGGCGAGGCCCTGTCCCGCACTCAACCAGCAGTGAGAGCCATGGAGAAACTCTTCCACTCAAACTGCTTCTGTTGCGTGAGTTGTCATCGCCCCCTGCAGGGCATGCAGTTCTATGACAGGGATGGTGGTCCAGAGTGTGAGGAGTGCTACATG ggTTCCCTGGCAGTGTGTTCCCGATGTGGGGAGAGGATCACAGACCGTGTGCTCAAGGCAGTGGGCCAGAGTTTCCACTCCCACTGTTTCCGCTGCAGCACCTGCTCCTGCGTACTTGAGGGTGCGCCCTTCATTACCgatgacaacaacaacccctACTGTGTCCAGGATTACCACAG GcgtttctctcctctgtgtgtgagctGTAATGAGCCCATTATTCCTGCCCCAGGCAGCGAGGAGACGGTCCGAGTGGTGGCTCTCGACAAGAACTTCCACCTCAAGTGTTACCGTTGTGAG GACTGTAATCGTCCCCTCTCCATAGAAGCAGATGAAAACGGCTGCTACCCATTGGATGGTAAAATCCTGTGTATGAAGTGCCACACCCAGCGAGCCAAGCAAGCTGCCCAGTGA
- the fam131bb gene encoding uncharacterized protein fam131bb, whose amino-acid sequence MEDTTSILPRLKRNSNAYGIGALAKSSLSGVSVSRTMKERVTKPTGMAQGRVAHMIEWQNWGMSTVGPGGIPAARITTQEREKERRLENDAYSDLSDGEKEARFAAGILQQFAISQATLMAWSSMDGESPRSGSNQGSVAHLSEVNQDSITSRDQIMHHSSAEVWPQAYVSQGHYCLSSSDAWEPINADPSVVTSAPTSSYVMGTEGYDGQPANHFLSQQQQQQQTFTLQQQNQLQQLQQIQQIQHYQQQQLLQYQQQQSLEHRLHSANHSLQATPNSTIHSLVHTVHPPLVDLWNTGQMEAYQTEAGGFMGVAAVVEPSLCVPSGDDMVGTEHSPLLEQQEEEDVKEEEVTLFLEPESATLTPPTQQGDASGGSSPGQPPAEPITEQKASDVTSGLIQTLEGKKEEEGLVASMATN is encoded by the exons ATGGAAGACACCACGTCAATCCTCCCGAGGCTCAAGAGGAACTCAAATGCCTACGGCATTGGGGCACTGGCTAAGTCTTCTCTGTCaggtgtgtcag TGAGTCGCACCATGAAGGAGAGAGTGACGAAGCCCACGGGCATGGCTCAGGGTCGCGTCGCCCACATGATCGAGTGGCAGAACTGGGGCATGTCGACGGTGGGTCCGGGGGGCATCCCCGCGGCCCGGATCACCACCCAGGAGCGGGAGAAGGAGCGGCGGCTGGAGAACGACGCGTACAGTGACCTCAGCGATGGGGAGAAGGAGGCCCGCTTCGCTGCGG GTATCCTGCAGCAGTTTGCCATCTCACAGGCAACGCTAATGGCCTGGTCATCGATGGATGGAGAGAGTCCGCGGTCGGGATCAAACCAGGGCAGTGTGGCTCACCTGAGCGAGGTCAACCAGGACAGCATCACCAGTCGAG aTCAGATAATGCATCACTCGTCAGCGGAGGTGTGGCCTCAAGCGTACGTCTCCCAGGGCCACtactgcctctcctcctccgacgCCTGGGAGCCAATCAACGCCGACCCCTCTGTCGTGACGTCTGCCCCCACCAGCTCCTACGTCATGGGGACCGAGGGGTACGACGGGCAGCCGGCCAATCACTTCctgtcgcagcagcagcagcagcagcagacgttcaccctccagcagcagaatcagctccagcagctgcagcagatccaACAGATCCAGCactaccagcagcagcagctcctccagtaTCAGCAACAACAG TCTCTGGAGCACCGGCTGCACAGCGCCAACCACTCTTTGCAAGCGACGCCCAACAGCACCATCCACAGTCTGGTCCACACCGTTCACCCTCCGCTGGTCGATCTGTGGAACACAGGGCAGATGGAGGCCTATCAGACGGAGGCCGGCGGCTTCATGGGCGTGGCGGCGGTGGTGGAGCCGAGCCTCTGTGTCCCCTCTGGAGACGACATGGTGGGAACAGAACACTCCCCGCtactggagcagcaggaggaggaggacgtcaAG gaggaggaggtgacactGTTCTTGGAGCCTGAGTCGGCCACATTGACTCCGCCCACGCAACAAGGGGATGCCTCCGGAGGCAGTAGTCCGGGGCAACCGCCAGcagagccaatcacagagcagaaGGCCTCCGATGTCACCTCAGGCCTCATTCAGACgctggaggggaaaaaagaggaggaggggctggtCGCTTCCATGGCAACCAACTGA